TGTTCGGGCCGCACTTCCGGTCGTTACCAATACCGTATCCCCTATGCCCGCCCCGGCATTATCCGCAGCGACAAAATATTCACGTGTGACGGGTTCTTTGGCATATGATAACGGTTTGACCACGAGGAAGGCCATCCCGTTCAGCTTATTATCCTTGCGGGTAGCCCACAGGCTTCCCATAACTTGTCCCATGATCATAAGTTCACCTCGCCCGTTATCTTCTACGTATCTGCATCTGCTGCATGCGTAAGTAATCCTGAGCAAGCGGCGTAATGATACTATGCCGGTCTATCACGATCTCTGTCCGGTTCTGCAGACGGTGCTTTTTCACTTCCGCTTCGGTAATGACTTTGCGGCTCAATACTTCCGCATCATGCGGTGCATAAACGGATTCGGTATGAGGCTCAACCTGAGTCATATCCTTAAGCCGCCCTTCCTCCATACATGCCGCAAGCATTTCCGTTTCTTTGACCATCCGGATTCCGTAATCGCTCAGCTTGTCTGTAAATTCATCGTACATTTTGTACAGCAAAACTGGGGCCGTTGACTTGTATTTTCGGTAAAGCAATCCTTCCTCGAACGCAATCACCTTTCGTCCCTTCAGCAGCATCGTGAGCACGAACCGTTCACGCGGGCCTGCGCTTATGCCGTTCGCAAGGTGGGATAACAGCTGAATACATATTGTAGGAATAATCAGCACATCACAATCTCTGAGCGCCTCATCGTAATAACGCACCTCATAATATGGCTTCAGCTTATTTTCCAGTTCCGGCAGCGGTTCCACAGTCAGAAGAACCGCTTGCTTTTTGGATACATCCGGCTTCTCCGTCTGTGCCAGTTCCAGCCGTTTCATCACCTCAGCCGTTACGGTTTCGATAATCGCTGCCCGATCCAGAGCTTCTATGTTCATTTTTTCACGCTCCTAAACCTGGATGCCCTACTTCAAAATTTTCCCCTTCGTACCTTTCGTAAAGCCGCATGCATTTGCTTCGTCGTAGTCAATATGCATGTAGGTCTCAAAGTTCGGGCTCACTCGAACCAGCACATCGTCAAAAATAAGCGGACGTTTGCCATACACTTTTACCTGTACGATTTCGCCGTTTTTTACGTTGTATTTCTCCGCATCCTCCGCTTTCACGTGAATATGACGTTGTGCTGCGATTAATCCTCGATCGAGCCGAATCATATTGCTGCCCGAAGCGATGACGATTCCCGGGGTTCCTTCCAACTTACCGCTTTCTTTTACCGGAGCAGATATTCCGAGCACAACCGAATCTGTGAGCGATACCTCTACTTGCGATTCTTTGCGTTCCGGACCCAGCACGACGACATTATGCAAAGAGCCCTTGGGCCCGATCAGCGTCACACGTTCTTTGCAAGCATATTGCCCCGGCTGGGAAAGATCCTTGGCTTTCGTCAGCTGATATCCCTTGCCGAACAAGGCATCGATCGTTTCCCGATTCAAATGCACATGCTTGCCGGATGCTTCGATTTCGAAACAGGTTTCATCCTGCACCCGCTTAACCACTTCATTAATGATGCTCTCTACCAGTTGGTTATCCACCTTAGTCACCTCATCAGTTGTACTCTCCAACACGGATGCGGAACATGATAATCCAGAACAAGGAAGACAGCCTGTTCAGTGATCGAATGATATCTTCACGCTCTACATCTCCATGTTCCTTCTTGAAGGCTTGATAAGCCAGCAGTTCCGTCTCCCTCGTCAATGTGCGTAACGCATTTATGACAACAACCGCTTCGCCCATATCATAGCTGGGTTGAAAATGTTCCAGTCCAAAGTATTTCTTGGGAAAATGGGATTGCTCCCTGAGTTCCTTGGGGTTCAGCCCAAGCAAATGGAATTCTTCAATGCTTTCGCTAAGCACTTCGCACCGTACGATCCGCCTAACGAATTGCAAAATCTCTTCCAAATCGTTGACCAACTTGGTCATATTCAGCTTGAAGCAGCTGATTTGTGCTTCCAATATTTTTGTTTCCAATGAGTCCAGCTTGCCGCGGAATAATATCCGTGGATGATCCTTAAAAACGAGCATATTTCCATACAAATGGGTCATATGCTCAGGCTTCGTTTCCAAAAATCCGCCGTACAGCGTTCGAAATCGCTTTTTCCCGCCGGTTGCTGGTTCAACATCCAGGTTGGTCGTCACTTGAAGCTTAACTTCGTTTTGCAGCATCGATTCTTGCGCTGGTGCCGGTACCGGTTCCTTTACCGTATCCTTATCCGTCTCAGAAGCTGTCACATACCGCAGTTCAATCTGATGATCGGTCAAAAAGCTTTTGGCTGATGGCGTCAGTATCGTTCCCGCAGCCGTCTCATAAACGGCAGCATCCTTCAAATTCCGATTTCGAAAATACTTGCGCAGCTCGCTTTCCGTAATCACAGCCATGTTTTCACATCCTTCTAAGGCGAATGCGTGTTCATATTTCCTTACGCGATCGTCCGAACTGTTACAAGCCAGGATAAATCGCCATAGTCAGAAGTGGAATGCGGGCGAAGTGCCCGCATTCTGCTGTCTTCCTCGTCCGGCTTGTCAGAGTAGTTTTATTCTGCTTTTGTGGTTTTAGGCAGGATTGCGTCCACTTCGGCATGAGGTCTTGGAATCACGTGTACCGAAAGCAATTCGCCAACACGTTCTGCCGCAGCTGCGCCTGCGTCGGTAGCTGCCTTAACAGCGCCCACATCGCCGCGAACCATAACCGTTACGAGACCTGCTCCGATTTGTTCTTTGCCGATCAGTGTAACATTCGCTGCTTTCACCATTGCGTCTGCTGCCTCGATTGCTCCTACCAAACCTTTAGTTTCTACCATTCCCAATGCGTTTGCGTTTGCCATGATAAAATTCCTCCTAATAATTTGTATTTATAATGAATTTTAGGGTTACCAATAATGGATTGCTCGTCTTGCCGATGAAATCTACGAAAACTTACATTTTTTCAAGAATACGTGCCACAATCATGTCGATAAGTTGTTCTTTGTCTTCCGGAAGGCTGCATGCGGCTTTCGGCTGCGATTCTTCCTTTCGGTCTGCCAAATCTTCCATTTCTATTAGTCCATAAGCGATTCTGCGAATGTTAAGCAGATTAAGCGGACTGATGTTGTCGGATGTGGAGCTTCCGCCAACCGCACCGCAACCAAGCGTAAGCGCTGGTGCAAGTGCTGTCGTTGCGCCGATGCCGCCAAGCGTACCCGGCGTATTGACTAACAAACGGGATACCGGTTTTTTCAAAGCGAACTGGCGTACAATCTCTTCATTTTCGGAGTGAATGCACATCGTATGGCCTGCGCCTTCTCCATTCAGAATTTCGATGCAGCGTTCGCATGCAGCTTCCCAGCTATCCTCTGTGTAGAAAGCCAGAATTGGAGCCAATTTCTCTCGTGAATATGGAACATTGCGTCCCACGCGGGTTTCTTCGGCGATCAGCACGCGAGCTCTAGCAGGAATATTCAGATTCGCCAGTTTTGCGATATGATCTACGCTGCGTCCAACGATTTGCGGGTTCATGGTGCCATTGGCCCGCATAATGAATTTGCCAAGCTGATCGGCTTCCTCTGCGGAAAGGAAATAAGCTCCTTGCTTTTTGAATTCAGCCACAACCGCTTCCTTGCTGCATGCTTCGACGACGACGGATTGCTCCGAAGCGCAAATCGTGCCGTTATCGAAAGTTTTGGAGTCCATGATGCGTTTGACTGCAAGCGGAATATTCGCACTCTTCTCGATAAAGGCAGGGCCGTTGCCTGGACCAACACCGATTGCCGGCGTACCGGATGAATAAGCGGCTTTGACCATCGCCGTTCCGCCTGTTGCTAGAATCAAGGCGACATCGTTATGCTTCATCAATTGATCTGTTCCTTGAATTGTCGGAACCGTCATGACGCCAATGGCACCTTCTGGGCATCCTGCTTGCACAGCTGCCTCGTTAATGACCTTCACCGTTTCCAGAATACTCTTAAGCGCATTCGGATGCGGGGAAAACACGATACTGTTTCCTGCTTTAAGCGCAATGAGCGTTTTGTAGATAACCGTCGAAGTCGGGTTGGTGGATGGAATTAGACCGGCAATGACACCAACTGGGACAGCTACCTCCATCAACTTATTCTCTTTGTCATCTTTCAAGATGCCAACGGTGTTCATGTCCTTGATGGACTCGTAGACTTGCTGCGAAGCAAAAGCATTCTTGATGACCTTGTCCTGCCAGCGGCCGAAGCCAGTTTCCTCATTGGCCATCTTCGCCAGCTTCTCGCGATGGTTGTATCCGGCATCGGCAACCGCTTTGACGATCGCGTCGATTTGCTTTTGCGTCATGGCGGCGAGCTTAACTTGCGCTTCCTTGGCTTTGTTGATCAGATCACGGACTTCTTGAATGGATCTCAGGTCTTTATCCAATGTTTCCATCAATATTCCTTCTCTCTACTGCGTTTTTACATCGATAGATGTGTATTTGTTTTCTTTAGTAAAAGCGGTCGGTCTTCTTTGCATTTTCATCGATAGATGTTTCTCCTATGAGCTTGCCCTTTTTGACTTCTTGCCGGAC
Above is a window of Paenibacillus sp. FSL K6-1330 DNA encoding:
- a CDS encoding cobalamin adenosyltransferase — its product is MAVITESELRKYFRNRNLKDAAVYETAAGTILTPSAKSFLTDHQIELRYVTASETDKDTVKEPVPAPAQESMLQNEVKLQVTTNLDVEPATGGKKRFRTLYGGFLETKPEHMTHLYGNMLVFKDHPRILFRGKLDSLETKILEAQISCFKLNMTKLVNDLEEILQFVRRIVRCEVLSESIEEFHLLGLNPKELREQSHFPKKYFGLEHFQPSYDMGEAVVVINALRTLTRETELLAYQAFKKEHGDVEREDIIRSLNRLSSLFWIIMFRIRVGEYN
- a CDS encoding BMC domain-containing protein, with the protein product MANANALGMVETKGLVGAIEAADAMVKAANVTLIGKEQIGAGLVTVMVRGDVGAVKAATDAGAAAAERVGELLSVHVIPRPHAEVDAILPKTTKAE
- a CDS encoding ethanolamine utilization protein, producing MNIEALDRAAIIETVTAEVMKRLELAQTEKPDVSKKQAVLLTVEPLPELENKLKPYYEVRYYDEALRDCDVLIIPTICIQLLSHLANGISAGPRERFVLTMLLKGRKVIAFEEGLLYRKYKSTAPVLLYKMYDEFTDKLSDYGIRMVKETEMLAACMEEGRLKDMTQVEPHTESVYAPHDAEVLSRKVITEAEVKKHRLQNRTEIVIDRHSIITPLAQDYLRMQQMQIRRR
- a CDS encoding acetaldehyde dehydrogenase (acetylating), whose translation is METLDKDLRSIQEVRDLINKAKEAQVKLAAMTQKQIDAIVKAVADAGYNHREKLAKMANEETGFGRWQDKVIKNAFASQQVYESIKDMNTVGILKDDKENKLMEVAVPVGVIAGLIPSTNPTSTVIYKTLIALKAGNSIVFSPHPNALKSILETVKVINEAAVQAGCPEGAIGVMTVPTIQGTDQLMKHNDVALILATGGTAMVKAAYSSGTPAIGVGPGNGPAFIEKSANIPLAVKRIMDSKTFDNGTICASEQSVVVEACSKEAVVAEFKKQGAYFLSAEEADQLGKFIMRANGTMNPQIVGRSVDHIAKLANLNIPARARVLIAEETRVGRNVPYSREKLAPILAFYTEDSWEAACERCIEILNGEGAGHTMCIHSENEEIVRQFALKKPVSRLLVNTPGTLGGIGATTALAPALTLGCGAVGGSSTSDNISPLNLLNIRRIAYGLIEMEDLADRKEESQPKAACSLPEDKEQLIDMIVARILEKM
- a CDS encoding EutN/CcmL family microcompartment protein, with protein sequence MIMGQVMGSLWATRKDNKLNGMAFLVVKPLSYAKEPVTREYFVAADNAGAGIGDTVLVTTGSAARTSFANGDVPVDAVIVGIVDSIEVTHD
- the eutD gene encoding ethanolamine utilization phosphate acetyltransferase EutD, whose protein sequence is MDNQLVESIINEVVKRVQDETCFEIEASGKHVHLNRETIDALFGKGYQLTKAKDLSQPGQYACKERVTLIGPKGSLHNVVVLGPERKESQVEVSLTDSVVLGISAPVKESGKLEGTPGIVIASGSNMIRLDRGLIAAQRHIHVKAEDAEKYNVKNGEIVQVKVYGKRPLIFDDVLVRVSPNFETYMHIDYDEANACGFTKGTKGKILK